From Paenibacillus sp. GP183, one genomic window encodes:
- a CDS encoding gamma-glutamyltransferase family protein, with the protein MHYPYPSRRNTVYAKNGMVAASQPLAAQAGLDILKKGGNAIDAAIATAACLTVVEPNANGIGGDAFALVWTKGELHGLNSSGPAPKSISIEAVQAAGHKEIPLYGWHPVTVPGTPAAWAALSERFGRLPLTEVLQPAIDYAENGYPVSPGIGTLWNKEYKTFKKVLVGEQFENWFKTFAPEGRPPKIGELWRSPDHAKSLRSIAETKAESFYRGELADKIDEFSRKHNGFLRKEDLAGFYPDWVDPIHVQYRGYDVWEIPPNGQGLATLMALNVLKGFDFAAKDTADTYHKQIEALKLALTDGLHYITQHDKMTVSVEQLLSDAYALTRRQLIKDEAIEPAHGDPTKGGTIYLAAADGEGNMVSYIQSNYRGFGSGLVVPGTGISLHNRGRSFSLDPNHHNRLEPGKKPFHTIIPGFLTKDNEPVGPFGVKGMFMQTQGHLQVVMNMIDFHLNPQAALDAPRWQWISGKKVLLERSFPEHLALDLAKKGHAVEWSMVTESFGYGQIIVKDQHGVLAGGTEQRTDGCIASW; encoded by the coding sequence ATGCACTACCCCTACCCTTCGAGAAGAAATACCGTTTATGCGAAAAATGGAATGGTAGCGGCCTCTCAGCCGCTTGCGGCACAGGCGGGTCTGGATATTTTGAAAAAAGGCGGAAATGCGATTGATGCGGCGATTGCCACAGCCGCTTGCCTGACGGTCGTTGAACCGAATGCTAACGGAATTGGCGGAGATGCCTTTGCCCTTGTATGGACGAAAGGGGAGCTGCACGGGCTGAATTCCAGCGGACCGGCACCGAAATCGATCTCCATTGAAGCGGTGCAAGCAGCTGGACATAAGGAAATACCGCTCTACGGATGGCATCCAGTAACGGTTCCGGGCACCCCGGCCGCTTGGGCCGCATTGTCCGAACGGTTTGGCAGGCTTCCGCTGACCGAGGTTTTGCAGCCCGCGATCGACTATGCGGAAAACGGATATCCTGTAAGTCCCGGGATCGGGACTTTATGGAATAAGGAATATAAAACATTTAAAAAAGTACTGGTCGGCGAACAATTCGAAAACTGGTTCAAAACGTTCGCTCCGGAAGGAAGACCGCCGAAAATAGGTGAATTGTGGAGATCGCCCGATCATGCCAAGTCACTAAGATCGATAGCGGAAACCAAAGCGGAATCGTTTTATCGCGGCGAACTGGCGGATAAAATCGATGAATTTTCACGTAAGCATAATGGGTTTTTGAGAAAAGAAGATCTCGCCGGATTTTACCCCGATTGGGTGGATCCCATTCATGTGCAGTACCGGGGCTATGATGTCTGGGAAATTCCGCCGAATGGCCAGGGGCTGGCCACACTCATGGCCCTTAATGTATTGAAAGGCTTTGATTTCGCGGCGAAAGATACGGCAGACACTTATCATAAACAGATAGAAGCGTTGAAGCTCGCGCTTACCGACGGTCTCCACTATATTACACAGCATGATAAAATGACTGTTTCCGTGGAACAACTATTGTCAGATGCATATGCGCTGACAAGAAGACAGCTCATCAAGGATGAGGCGATTGAACCGGCCCACGGAGATCCAACTAAAGGAGGCACCATCTATTTAGCTGCCGCTGACGGGGAAGGTAACATGGTTTCCTATATTCAAAGCAATTACAGGGGATTCGGTTCGGGATTGGTGGTTCCTGGAACGGGAATCAGCCTGCATAACCGGGGACGCAGTTTTTCCCTTGATCCGAATCATCATAATCGGCTTGAGCCCGGAAAGAAACCATTCCATACGATTATTCCAGGATTTTTGACTAAGGATAATGAGCCTGTAGGCCCGTTTGGCGTCAAAGGCATGTTTATGCAGACGCAAGGACATTTGCAGGTCGTGATGAATATGATCGATTTCCATCTCAATCCGCAGGCCGCTCTGGATGCGCCGAGATGGCAGTGGATCAGCGGTAAAAAGGTGCTTCTAGAACGCAGCTTTCCGGAACATCTAGCCCTGGATCTGGCTAAAAAAGGGCATGCTGTTGAGTGGTCGATGGTTACGGAAAGCTTCGGATACGGGCAGATTATTGTCAAGGATCAGCATGGAGTGCTGGCCGGCGGAACGGAGCAGAGGACAGACGGTTGTATTGCGTCTTGGTAA